A DNA window from Coffea arabica cultivar ET-39 chromosome 6c, Coffea Arabica ET-39 HiFi, whole genome shotgun sequence contains the following coding sequences:
- the LOC140008859 gene encoding putative lipid-binding protein AIR1B, with protein sequence MGSKASTTTLALFLAFNLIFFTQVSATPLPTCTAVLDLSVCLSLLGIPIIDVGSQCCSCFNNLVDLDAAACLCAYLKTRSLLTLDLTAAVTAIVNGCGKHYPSGYQCL encoded by the coding sequence ATGGGTTCCAAGGCCTCCACAACCACCCTAGCTCTCTTTCTTGCCTTTAACCTTATCTTTTTCACTCAGGTCAGTGCCACGCCCCTGCCTACTTGCACAGCTGTCCTGGACTTGAGTGTGTGCCTTTCTTTGTTGGGGATCCCCATCATAGATGTAGGTAGTCAATGCTGCAGTTGCTTTAATAACCTTGTTGACCTCGACGCAGCTGCTTGCCTTTGCGCCTACTTGAAAACTCGGAGCCTCCTCACCCTGGATCTCACAGCTGCCGTTACAGCGATTGTGAATGGCTGTGGCAAGCACTATCCATCAGGGTACCAATGTCTCTGA